Part of the Streptococcus ilei genome is shown below.
CTGGTCTTGTCAGCCTTTTTGGATGACTTTACAGCAGAAGAGTTAGACTACTGTATCACCAATGCCTATGACAGCAAATTTGACACTCCGGCCATTGCCCCTCTTGTTAAGCTGGATGGCCAATACAACTTGGAATTGTTCCACGGTTCAACCATTGCCTTTAAAGATATGGCCTTGTCTATCTTGCCATACTTTATGACAACTGCTGCCAAGAAACACGGTTTGGAAAACAAGATTGTCATCTTGACAGCGACATCTGGAGATACTGGAAAAGCTGCTATGGCAGGATTTGCGGATGTACCAGGGACTGAAATTATCGTCTTTTATCCAAAAGACGGTGTCAGCAAGGTACAAGAATTGCAGATGACCACGCAAACTGGGGACAACACGCATGTCATCGCTATTGATGGAAACTTTGATGATGCTCAGACTAATGTGAAACAGATGTTCAATGATGTTGAACTACGTGAAAAATTGGCAGCCAACAAGATGCAATTTTCATCAGCTAACTCTATGAATATCGGTCGTTTGGTCCCACAGATTGTCTATTATGTTTATGCCTACGCTCAGCTTGTTAAAACTGGTGAGATTAAGGCTGGTGACAAGGTTAACTTCACCGTACCGACAGGAAACTTCGGTAATATCTTGGCTGCCTTTTATGCTAAACAAATCGGCCTACCAGTTGGCAAGTTGATCTGTGCTTCAAATGATAACAATGTCTTGACAGACTTCTTTAAAACTCGTGTCTATGACAAGAAGCGTGAGTTTAAGGTAACCACTAGTCCATCTATGGATATTTTGGTCTCTTCAAACTTGGAGCGCTTGATTTTCCATCTTTTGGGAAATGATGCGGTTAAGACAGCTGAACTTATGAATGCTTTGAATAGCCAAGGTCAGTATGAGTTGATTGATTTTGATGCGGAGATTCTTGACCTTTTTGCGGCTGAATATGCGACTGAAGCAGAAACAGCTGCAGAAATCAAACGTGTTTACGAATCAGATTCTTATATTGAGGATCCTCATACAGCAGTTGCCTCAGCCGTATATAAAAAATACCAAGCAGCGACAGGTGATGCGACCAAGACCGTGATTGCATCAACTGCTAGTCCATACAAGTTCCCAGTAGTTGCAGTAGAAGCTGTAACTGGAAAATCAGGACTTAGCGACTTTGAAGCCTTGGCACAGTTGCATGAGATTTCAGGCGTTGCCTTGCCACCAGCAGTGGATGGTCTTGAAACAGCTCCAGTTCGTCACAAGACAACTGTTGCAGCAGCAGAGATGCAGTCTGCAGTAGAAACTTATCTAGGACTTTAAAAGAGAGGAAGTAAACTCGGTTGGGAAACTAACTGAGTTTCTTTTCATCAGGAGGAAAGTGTGTCTCGTCAACAACAAGTAGATCGACAAATTTTAAGGATTGCCCTTCCAGCCATCGGAGAAAATTTTCTCCAAATGCTCATGGGGATGGTAGATAGCTACTTGGTCGCTCAGTTGGGTTTGGTTGCTGTCTCGGGTGTATCCGTTGCAGGCAATATCATTACGATTTACCAAGCTATTTTTATCGCTCTTGGAGCAGCGGTCGTGAGTCTTTTGTCCAAAAGTATGGGGCAAAAAGATCAGAAGGCCATTGCTCGTCAAGCTACTGAGTCTATCAAAGTAACGGTTTTATTAAGTCTTGTTTTAGGGACTTTATCCCTCTGTTTTGGCAAGGAATTGATTGCCTTCTTGGGGGTCGAAGCAGCCGTTGCAGAAGCAGGAGGGATTTACTTATCGCTTGTCGGAGGAAGTATTTTGCTTTTGGGGCTGATGACGACTTTTGGAGCCCTAGTTCGTGTGGTCCACAATCCGCGGACACCCATGTATGTCAGCTTGTTGACCAATGTGTTGAATGCTCTGTTATCGAGTATCCTGATATTTGTTTTTGGATTGGGCATAGCTGGGGCTGCCTTAGGAACGGTTCTTTCTCGCCTCTTAGGGACCTACTTGCTCTGGCGTCAAGTTCAACTACCCTTCGCTCCTTTTTGTTGGGGCTTGGATCGAGACTTGCTCTCCCTAGCCTTGCCTGCTGCTGGTGAACGCCTCATGATGCGAGCGGGGGATATTGTCATCATTGCTATGGTGGCTGTTTTTGGGACCAGAGCGGTAGCTGGGAATGCCATTGGGGAAGTCTTGACCCAGTTCAACTATATGCCGGCTTTTGGGATTGCGACCGCGACAGTCATGTTGGTCGCCAAAAGTTTGGGGCAGAATGATTGGCAAGGTATCAAGCAAATCACCAATCGTAGTTTCTGGCTCTCCTTTCTCTCCATGTTTCCTCTCGCCCTGACTATCTTCTTATTTGGAAGTCCTTTAACAGCCCTTTACACCATGGATCCAGGGGCCCTTGCCGCCTCCTTGTCTGTCATTTTGTTTTCCTTACTCGGGACACCTTTGACAGCTGGGACCGTCATCTATACGGCAGTTTGGCAAGGTCTGGGGAATGCCCGCCTTCCTTTTTATGCAACCACGATCGGTATGTGGGTGATACGGATTGGCTCTGGTTATCTGATGGGGGTTGTCCTTGGATGGGGCTTACCAGGTATTTGGGCAGGTACCCTCTTGGACAATGGATTTCGCTGGTTTTTCTTAAAAACACTCTATCATCGAAAATGGAAGGAATAAGACCTATGACACGAGCTTTTATTTGGGATTTGGATGGGACGCTTTTAGACTCTTATGAAGCTATTTTGGATGGAATTGCTGAAACTTATGCCCATTACTCTATAGACTTTGACCGGGAAGCGGTCTATGCCTTTATTCTCAATCAGTCTGTCCAAGCTCTTCTTGAAGAAGTGGCTAGAGAAAATGACTTGGATGCAGAAGAGATGAATCGCTATCGCGCTTCTAGTCTGCGTGAGAAAAATGCCCAGGTCCATCTAATGCCAGGAGCTAGAGACATTTTAGCTTGGGCGAAAGAGGAAGGGATTGTTCAATTCGTCTATACCCACAAGGGGAAGAACGCCTACCCAATTCTGGAAGATTTAGGGATTCTATCCTATTTCCAAGAGGTCGTTACAACAGACAATGGCTTTAGGAGAAAGCCAGATCCAGAAGGAGTCAATTACCTAGTGGACAAGTACCAGCTGGATCGGAGTGAAACGTATTATATTGGTGATCGAACCTTGGATGTTGATTTGGCAGACAATGCAGGAATCGGGAGTATTAATTTTTTGGATTACAAACCGGATGTGAATCATACGATTCATCGTTTGGATGAGATTCGTCTCTATTTTAAACAAGAAAAAAGTTAACTTATTTAACAAAGCAAGACTTCTTTGTTGCTGAAATAGCGCTATGAAAAGAATCCGTAAACAATTTGTTTTGAAAATGAAACAATTCCTTAAGAAATCTTTAAGGTAAATCCGATATAATAAAACCATAAACAAAGACCTCCTAACTTTGTTTATGAAATCCTAAAACTTTTCTTTTTCATAATAATCTCCCTAAAAGGCCACCAAATCCGGTGGTCTTTTACTTTGCTTTTCTGAGGAGGAGATAATTTCGTTTGAGGGGAGCAAATTTCTTGCCTCGACTTTTTTTAAATGACATACTTGACAAGTCAATTATTGATGAATCAACAAACGGATCGGAGAGAGGGAATGGCAGAAATGCATGACTTGCTTTATCGGTTGAAGCTAGCTGATCAGTCTTCGACCCAATTATTTGAAAAACAATTGGGTATTAGTCTGACCCGTTATCAGATGCTTCAGTTGTTATTGACAGAAGCGCCGTGTAGCCAAGCGGCCCTTCAGGAGAAACTAGCGATTGACCCTGCAGCCTTAACCCGCCACTTCAAGGTCTTAGAGGCTGGGGGCTATGTTACTCGTAGTCGCAATCCAGAAAATCAAAGGGAGGTTGTGGTGGAACTGACGGAGCTTGCCAGAGATCGGTTGTTGGTCCATCCTCCAGCGCATCATCTACAGGTAAAAGCCTAGATGGATCAGATTCTCTCTAAAAAAGAGCGGAATCAGTTGAATGACTTACTCGAAAAGTTGGTATATGGTCTCGAACAAATGACATTTTAAAAGGAGAATGATATTTCCGTCCTAACTATTGTTTTTGCAAGCTTTGCTGCTTTCGAACATTTTTATATTTTTTATCTAGAGAGTGTGGCAACCCACTCGGCCTCGACTAGCCGTGTCTTTAATATGGATCAGGAAGAATTGACTCGTCCATCTGTGACGGTCCTCTTCAAAAACCAAGGCATTTATAATGCTCTGATTGGTGTCTTTCTCCTCTATGGCCTCTTTATAGCTAAAAATAGTGAAATTGTCGTGATCTTTCTGTTCTTTATTATTGGTGTAGCAGCTTATGGTGCTGTGACTTCTAATAAAAAAATTATCTTGACTCAGGGTGGGCCAGCGATAGTCGCCTTAGCCAGCTTTCTTCTGCTTGGTTAACTGTCAACTCTTTCGGAAGTGGGAGAGTTTTTTCATTCCTTCTCTTGGGTCTACGATGATAAAGACTTCATCTTCAGCTACCGGTCT
Proteins encoded:
- the thrC gene encoding threonine synthase; translation: MTLVYQSTRDAKNTVTASQAILQGLATDGGLFTPVSYPKVDLDFGILKDASYQEVAKLVLSAFLDDFTAEELDYCITNAYDSKFDTPAIAPLVKLDGQYNLELFHGSTIAFKDMALSILPYFMTTAAKKHGLENKIVILTATSGDTGKAAMAGFADVPGTEIIVFYPKDGVSKVQELQMTTQTGDNTHVIAIDGNFDDAQTNVKQMFNDVELREKLAANKMQFSSANSMNIGRLVPQIVYYVYAYAQLVKTGEIKAGDKVNFTVPTGNFGNILAAFYAKQIGLPVGKLICASNDNNVLTDFFKTRVYDKKREFKVTTSPSMDILVSSNLERLIFHLLGNDAVKTAELMNALNSQGQYELIDFDAEILDLFAAEYATEAETAAEIKRVYESDSYIEDPHTAVASAVYKKYQAATGDATKTVIASTASPYKFPVVAVEAVTGKSGLSDFEALAQLHEISGVALPPAVDGLETAPVRHKTTVAAAEMQSAVETYLGL
- a CDS encoding MATE family efflux transporter, coding for MSRQQQVDRQILRIALPAIGENFLQMLMGMVDSYLVAQLGLVAVSGVSVAGNIITIYQAIFIALGAAVVSLLSKSMGQKDQKAIARQATESIKVTVLLSLVLGTLSLCFGKELIAFLGVEAAVAEAGGIYLSLVGGSILLLGLMTTFGALVRVVHNPRTPMYVSLLTNVLNALLSSILIFVFGLGIAGAALGTVLSRLLGTYLLWRQVQLPFAPFCWGLDRDLLSLALPAAGERLMMRAGDIVIIAMVAVFGTRAVAGNAIGEVLTQFNYMPAFGIATATVMLVAKSLGQNDWQGIKQITNRSFWLSFLSMFPLALTIFLFGSPLTALYTMDPGALAASLSVILFSLLGTPLTAGTVIYTAVWQGLGNARLPFYATTIGMWVIRIGSGYLMGVVLGWGLPGIWAGTLLDNGFRWFFLKTLYHRKWKE
- a CDS encoding HAD-IA family hydrolase, whose product is MTRAFIWDLDGTLLDSYEAILDGIAETYAHYSIDFDREAVYAFILNQSVQALLEEVARENDLDAEEMNRYRASSLREKNAQVHLMPGARDILAWAKEEGIVQFVYTHKGKNAYPILEDLGILSYFQEVVTTDNGFRRKPDPEGVNYLVDKYQLDRSETYYIGDRTLDVDLADNAGIGSINFLDYKPDVNHTIHRLDEIRLYFKQEKS
- a CDS encoding DUF1304 domain-containing protein encodes the protein MSVLTIVFASFAAFEHFYIFYLESVATHSASTSRVFNMDQEELTRPSVTVLFKNQGIYNALIGVFLLYGLFIAKNSEIVVIFLFFIIGVAAYGAVTSNKKIILTQGGPAIVALASFLLLG